A stretch of Equus przewalskii isolate Varuska chromosome 11, EquPr2, whole genome shotgun sequence DNA encodes these proteins:
- the LOC103556895 gene encoding olfactory receptor 5AN6-like codes for MAGGRNNTTVAKFILLGFSDFPKLKIALFTVFLGTYLLTVAWNLSLIILIKMDSSLHTPMYFFLSNLSFIDLCYVTSTTPKMLSGFFQKTKFISFVGCAIQYFFFSSLGLTECCLLAAMAYDRYAAICNPLLYTNIMSPTLCEQMVVAAYITGIFGSSIQLCALLQLDFCGPNIINHFFCDLPQLLVLSCSETFFLHVIKFVIAVIFGLTSVIIIMISYGYIVATILKISSLEGRSKAFNTCASHLTAVTFYFGSGLFVYMHSSTDSSLGYDKMASVFYTVVIPMLNPLIYCLRNQEIKDALTRCKKKRIFSHCHS; via the coding sequence ATGGCTGGAGGAAGGAACAACACAACAGTTGCCAAATTCATCCTTTTGGGATTCTCAGATTTTCCCAAGCTCAAGATTGCTCTCTTTACAGTATTCTTGGGGACTTATCTCTTGACAGTGGCCTGGAACCTGAGCCTCATCATCCTGATTAAGATGGACTCCTCCCTACAtacacccatgtacttcttcctcagcaACTTATCCTTTATAGATTTATGCTATGTTACCTCCACAACCCCCAAAATGCTCTCAGGCTTCTTCCAGAAGACTAAATTCATCTCCTTTGTGGGGTGCGCCATACAATACTTCTTCTTCTCTAGCCTAGGTCTGACTGAGTGCTGTCTCCTAGCAGCCATGGCTTATGATCGATATGCTGCCATTTGTAATCCTCTTCTCTACACAAACATCATGTCCCCCACCCTCTGTGAGCAGATGGTGGTTGCAGCCTATATAACTGGTATCTTTGGCTCATCTATCCAACTGTGTGCTTTACTTCAGCTCGATTTCTGTGGACCAAATATTATCAACCATTTCTTCTGTGACCTGCCTCAATTATTAGTCCTATCGTGCTCTGAAACTTTTTTCCTACATGTTATAAAGTTTGTGATAGCAGTGATTTTTGGTCTGACATCTGTCATAATCATCATGATATCTTATGGTTATATTGTTGCCACCATCCTGAAGATCAGCTCGCTTGAAGGCAGGTCTAAGGCCTTCAACACCTGTGCTTCTCACCTGACAGCAGTGACCTTTTATTTTGGATCAGGACTCTTTGTCTATATGCACTCCAGCACTGATAGTTCTCTGGGTTATGACAAGATGGCATCAGTCTTCTATACAGTGGTGATCCCCATGTTGAATCCTTTGATTTATTGTCTCAGGAACCAGGAAATCAAAGATGCCCTTACTAGGTGTaagaagaagagaatattttCCCATTGTCACAGTTAA